A single genomic interval of Agelaius phoeniceus isolate bAgePho1 chromosome 31, bAgePho1.hap1, whole genome shotgun sequence harbors:
- the LOC129133533 gene encoding Fc receptor-like protein 2: MAGKVALLLWAQTLGLAGAQTTQLLVEPPWRPAVLWDQVTLTCQGLGTAGATTWYKDGQHWEQQGPERLTVTMKGIYRCDRPGTGLSPPVIVSEDDLVLQVPARELLEGDTVTLRCRGYWNSTVTSVSFYQEGKELGVFPNVTELSLSPLQLSHSGHYSCRGKVGSWGWRESPPVTVTVHGVPLSGVSLSAQPPRGQVALGDRLVLSCTVAAGTGALSFSWHRKGSGTLLGTSPHLELHHVGDNDSGQYRCRVSNGDSVAESDPLNVTVLVPVANATIIPSPPSHQVRAGDNVTLHCSVQVGSAPVTFTWLHNGKEVAQGPLLELRDIDVAHLGTYQCMATNQLGQDRHRVFRALSPELALEVTAWDTEKHRVTVAAGLPGSSRKASPRATTLQHPQVTYAELRGPQGRPREPGDIYGNVL, from the exons gtgcccagaccacccagctcctggtggagcccccctggaggccggcagtgctgtgggaccaggtgacactgacctgccagggcttggggaccgctggtgccaccacctggtacaaggacgggcagcactgggagcagcagggacctGAACGCCTCACTGTCACCATGAAAGGCATTTACCGGTGTGACAGACCTGGCACTGGGCTCAGCCCCCCTGTGATTGTCTCAGAAG atgatctggtgctgcaggtgccggcgcgggagctgctggagggggacacggtgacactgcGCTGCCGGGGCTATTGGAACAGCACGGTCACCTCGGTGTCCTTCTACCAGGAGGGGAAGGAACTGGGGGTGTTCCCCAATGTcactgagctgtccctgtcccctctgcagctgagccACAGTGGCCActacagctgcaggggcaaggTGGGATCCTGGGGGTGGAGGGAGTCACcaccagtgacagtgacagtgcacg GGGTCCCGCTCtcgggggtgtccctgtcagcacagccccccAGGGGACAGGTGGCACTCGGGGACcgcctggtgctgagctgcacagTGGCCGCAGGGACAGGtgccctgtccttctcctggcaccggaagggctcagggacactgctgggcaccagcccccacctggagctgcaccaCGTTGGGGACAATGACAGCGGCCAGTACCGGTGCCGGGTCAGCAATGGGGACAGCGTGGCCGAGAGTGACCCCCTGAATGTCACCGTCCTGG tgcctgtggccaatgccaccatcaTCCCCAGTCCCCCATCACACCAGGTGCGTGCAGGTGACAACgtgaccctgcactgctcagtgcaggtgggctcagcccctgtcaccttcacctggCTGCACAATGGGAAGGAGGTGGCCCagggtcccctcctggagctcagggacatCGATGTGGCACATTTGGGCACCTACCAGTgcatggccaccaaccagctgggacaggacaggcACCGCGTGTTCCGGgcactcagccctgagctggccctggaggtgaCAGCGTGGGACACAGAGAAACACAGGGTCACAG tggctgcaggg ctgccaggaagcagcaggaaag CGTCCCCCCGTGCCACCaccctccagcatccccaggtgacctacgcggagctgcggggaccccAGGGGCGACCCCGGGAACCCGGTGACATCTAcgggaatgtgctgtga